From the genome of Fimbriimonadaceae bacterium, one region includes:
- a CDS encoding PD40 domain-containing protein, translating into MKPKYLSLILVPALALSASSDARQLGDPKPKNILGARSISISPDGTRVAFSYLGDVWVVSSEGGRAVPVTTHIEMDDNPIWSPDGKWIAFSTNRNGADDIYVVPADGGESRRLTWFAGSDVASDWTPDGKQLLFRSTRDAQDNGLFSLDVRTGAFARFLIDQTTVRNPIMSNDGTMVAYNRNGFPWYRARYQGTGASALWLFDTTSKKARALRDNQFQHLWAGFNPDGKSLMTVTVSEKTPSASFLDKPIPKNVDNVNRTPNVYKIDLNGRTVRMTNFVGGGVRYLSVARNAGTAAFEYEGYVYTMTPGGEPKKIDIIASTDDKVNYQERLILTDGVSDAALNPASDKVAFTVRGEIWTVPVKKGKGPNANDATQLTDWAGSDQEPLWTPDGKSIFFTSDREDSDRLYRMDVATKAVTAVSAPGSDVSVVTLSPDKKSVYWWQTGTNGGLYGALVAGGAPKKITGSQSSVGTPYAWSPDGRYLAYSRQTGGTVINMAPPVNIWIFDSTTGKEINVTRLNAQHGDPLWSPDGRYLFFSSNRDGGSAIYALPLKAEDARETELELKYEKPKEAVKVDIDFDDIHRRMRRVISQSPQGNLRMNPENGTLYFRSEGDVWMASYDGSEVRRISQGGGLQSFEPNADYSQFLLVKGGNISLLNPKPPQFQVSQVEFRADWSRDVRKERQAAFSQFWRNFNSRFYDPNMHGRDWMALRKRYEPMLSSVGHRNEFATVLNMMVGELESSHSEVGPAPGNPQGENSAHPGFTIDYSYSGPGIKIAEVPRYAPGSYAKTKLGAGEYVMAINGTDVSANEALFRDVLNAQDGRDITLLVNKTPTKSGAREVKYRALSGGAWNGIQYRNRIEDRQKYVEEKSGGRIAYFHISGMGGNNFTTFNREAWEFIDGKKAAIIDVRNNGGGNIADSLVDMLERVPHSYYQARDQEAGLAPANSWNIPTVVMHAETSFSNAEMFPAAMKARKLATLVGVQTPGYVIWTYGLRLIDGTSARMPNSGSYRMDGSPMENLGQMPDVNVPLTYEDYLAGRDPQLDKAIEILLGKMD; encoded by the coding sequence ATGAAACCGAAGTATTTAAGCCTTATCCTCGTGCCCGCACTTGCCCTATCGGCGTCGAGTGATGCACGACAGCTTGGCGATCCCAAGCCGAAAAATATTCTTGGCGCACGGTCGATCTCGATCAGCCCCGACGGCACACGCGTTGCATTCTCCTACCTCGGCGACGTGTGGGTCGTTTCAAGCGAAGGCGGCAGAGCGGTCCCCGTAACCACCCATATCGAGATGGACGACAACCCTATCTGGTCGCCGGATGGCAAGTGGATCGCGTTTTCAACGAACCGCAACGGCGCAGACGATATCTACGTGGTGCCAGCAGATGGTGGCGAGAGCCGACGCCTCACCTGGTTTGCGGGAAGCGATGTCGCCAGCGATTGGACTCCAGACGGAAAGCAGTTGCTTTTCCGCTCCACTCGTGATGCTCAAGACAACGGCCTCTTCTCTTTAGATGTGCGAACGGGAGCCTTTGCAAGGTTCCTGATCGACCAGACGACGGTGCGTAACCCCATCATGTCAAATGACGGCACGATGGTCGCTTATAACCGAAACGGTTTCCCCTGGTACCGAGCGCGCTACCAAGGAACAGGAGCTTCAGCGCTCTGGCTCTTTGATACGACGAGCAAAAAGGCAAGGGCCCTCCGCGACAATCAGTTTCAACATCTTTGGGCTGGTTTCAACCCCGACGGCAAGTCTCTCATGACAGTTACGGTCAGCGAGAAGACGCCCAGCGCTAGCTTCCTGGACAAGCCGATTCCGAAGAACGTCGATAACGTCAACCGAACACCGAACGTTTACAAGATCGACCTTAACGGACGCACGGTACGCATGACAAACTTCGTTGGCGGGGGAGTGCGCTATCTCAGTGTCGCCCGCAACGCCGGAACTGCTGCCTTCGAATACGAGGGCTACGTGTATACAATGACGCCAGGTGGTGAGCCCAAGAAAATTGATATCATCGCCTCGACCGACGATAAGGTCAACTACCAAGAGCGATTGATCCTCACCGATGGCGTCTCCGACGCCGCACTGAACCCAGCCAGCGACAAAGTCGCGTTTACGGTGCGGGGAGAGATTTGGACCGTCCCCGTGAAGAAGGGCAAGGGGCCAAACGCCAATGATGCGACCCAGCTTACGGACTGGGCAGGCTCCGATCAAGAGCCCCTCTGGACTCCCGATGGTAAGAGCATTTTCTTCACTTCAGACAGAGAGGACAGCGACCGACTTTATCGAATGGACGTCGCGACCAAGGCCGTCACCGCTGTGAGCGCTCCTGGCTCTGACGTATCCGTGGTCACACTCTCGCCCGACAAGAAATCGGTCTATTGGTGGCAAACCGGCACGAATGGCGGCCTTTACGGAGCGCTTGTCGCTGGCGGAGCCCCCAAGAAGATCACCGGAAGTCAATCGAGCGTCGGAACACCTTACGCTTGGTCGCCCGATGGACGCTATCTTGCGTACTCGCGGCAAACAGGCGGAACCGTCATTAACATGGCGCCGCCCGTCAACATCTGGATTTTTGACAGCACGACTGGAAAAGAGATCAACGTAACTCGGCTCAACGCCCAACACGGCGATCCTCTTTGGTCGCCCGATGGTCGATACCTCTTCTTCAGTTCAAATCGAGACGGAGGGTCCGCGATTTACGCGCTTCCACTCAAAGCCGAAGATGCTCGTGAGACCGAACTGGAGCTCAAATATGAAAAGCCGAAGGAAGCCGTCAAGGTGGACATCGACTTTGATGACATCCATCGCCGTATGCGTCGAGTGATTTCGCAATCACCCCAGGGCAACCTGCGAATGAACCCGGAGAACGGAACTCTCTACTTCCGAAGTGAGGGCGATGTGTGGATGGCAAGCTACGATGGCAGTGAAGTTCGACGCATCAGCCAGGGCGGAGGGCTTCAATCTTTCGAGCCCAATGCGGACTACTCGCAGTTCCTGCTGGTCAAGGGTGGAAACATCTCTTTGTTGAACCCAAAGCCGCCGCAGTTCCAAGTGTCACAGGTCGAGTTTCGTGCCGACTGGTCTCGCGACGTACGCAAAGAGCGCCAAGCCGCATTCTCGCAGTTCTGGCGCAACTTCAACAGCCGATTCTACGACCCGAACATGCACGGGCGCGATTGGATGGCTTTACGTAAGCGGTACGAACCGATGCTGTCCTCGGTGGGACACCGAAATGAGTTCGCGACGGTCCTGAACATGATGGTCGGCGAACTAGAATCTTCGCACTCTGAAGTCGGTCCCGCGCCGGGCAACCCTCAAGGGGAGAATTCGGCGCACCCAGGGTTCACGATTGACTACTCCTACAGTGGCCCCGGAATCAAGATTGCCGAGGTCCCCCGCTACGCTCCTGGAAGCTACGCGAAGACAAAGCTCGGCGCAGGGGAGTATGTGATGGCGATCAATGGAACCGACGTTTCAGCAAACGAAGCGCTGTTCCGAGACGTGCTCAACGCCCAAGATGGACGAGACATTACGCTCCTCGTGAACAAGACCCCCACCAAATCGGGCGCGCGTGAGGTGAAGTACCGTGCGCTGTCTGGTGGAGCCTGGAACGGCATCCAATATCGCAACCGTATCGAAGATCGGCAAAAGTATGTCGAGGAGAAGTCAGGCGGAAGGATCGCTTACTTCCACATCTCCGGCATGGGTGGAAACAACTTCACGACCTTCAACCGCGAGGCTTGGGAGTTTATCGACGGCAAGAAGGCCGCCATCATCGACGTTCGCAACAACGGAGGCGGCAATATCGCCGACTCGCTTGTGGACATGCTCGAGCGAGTGCCCCATAGCTACTATCAAGCTCGAGATCAGGAAGCAGGCCTTGCTCCCGCGAATAGTTGGAACATCCCAACGGTCGTGATGCATGCCGAGACTAGCTTCTCAAATGCCGAGATGTTCCCCGCCGCAATGAAGGCAAGGAAGCTGGCCACGCTGGTTGGCGTCCAAACGCCGGGATACGTGATCTGGACGTACGGCTTGCGATTGATCGACGGAACCAGCGCACGAATGCCAAACTCGGGCTCGTACCGGATGGACGGCTCGCCAATGGAGAACCTCGGACAGATGCCGGACGTTAACGTCCCACTCACCTACGAGGACTATCTCGCGGGACGTGATCCTCAGCTCGATAAGGCGATTGAGATCCTTCTCGGGAAGATGGATTGA
- the rfbA gene encoding glucose-1-phosphate thymidylyltransferase RfbA, protein MAANRKGIILAGGSGTRLYPLTMGVSKQLMPIYNKPMIYFPLTTLMLAGLREVLIITTPHDQAAFQAVLGDGSQWGIQIEYAVQPNPGGLAQAFLIGKEFVGDGSATLILGDNIFYGHGLVEMVQRANAQPSGATVFAYWVNNPSEYGVVAFDESMKATSIEEKPAEPKSNYAVTGLYFYDNSVLDVAANLRPSPRGELEITDVNREFLTRGQLQVEIMGRGFAWLDTGTHESLLEAANFVQTIEKRQGLMMACPEEIAYRQGYISLDDVAKLAEPMRKNPYGQYLMGLIKR, encoded by the coding sequence ATGGCTGCAAACAGAAAGGGGATCATTCTTGCCGGTGGATCGGGCACGAGGCTGTATCCGCTCACGATGGGGGTGAGCAAGCAGCTCATGCCGATTTACAACAAGCCGATGATCTACTTTCCGCTGACAACGCTCATGCTGGCGGGCTTGCGAGAGGTTCTGATCATCACGACACCGCACGATCAGGCCGCTTTTCAAGCCGTTTTGGGCGACGGCTCGCAGTGGGGAATCCAGATTGAATATGCCGTCCAGCCCAACCCAGGAGGCTTGGCTCAAGCCTTCTTGATTGGAAAGGAGTTCGTTGGAGATGGCTCCGCGACGTTGATTCTTGGAGACAATATCTTTTATGGGCATGGGTTGGTGGAGATGGTTCAGCGGGCCAACGCACAACCTTCGGGGGCAACTGTCTTTGCTTATTGGGTAAACAATCCGTCCGAGTATGGAGTGGTTGCGTTCGACGAGTCGATGAAGGCGACGAGTATTGAGGAGAAGCCTGCCGAGCCGAAGTCGAACTATGCGGTGACGGGGCTCTATTTCTATGATAATTCCGTGCTCGACGTCGCCGCTAACTTAAGACCGTCGCCGCGTGGTGAGCTTGAAATCACCGACGTCAACCGTGAGTTTCTGACGCGCGGGCAGCTTCAGGTTGAGATCATGGGCCGGGGGTTTGCCTGGCTCGATACGGGCACCCACGAGTCGCTCCTTGAGGCCGCAAACTTCGTGCAGACGATCGAGAAGCGTCAGGGGTTGATGATGGCCTGCCCTGAGGAGATTGCCTATCGGCAAGGCTACATTTCGCTTGACGACGTAGCTAAGCTCGCAGAACCGATGCGCAAAAATCCTTACGGGCAGTATTTGATGGGCTTGATCAAGCGTTGA
- a CDS encoding YebC/PmpR family DNA-binding transcriptional regulator, whose amino-acid sequence MAGHSKWKNIRLRKGKQDAIRGKMFTKLGREIIVAARMGGGDPGTNPRLRVAIQKARENAVPNDNIQRAIDKGTGAVEGENYEEMTYEGYGPGGVAIMIECYTENKNRTVPELRHAFSKHGGNLAENGSVSWQFNHVGEISVAAEGLDEEEFTLTAIDAGADDVEKDDEGNFLVRTAIENLHSTNDALENAGIKTNEVGLTYIATNKATPADDDWPKLLKLLDMLDELDDVKETYINVDIPEEMMSED is encoded by the coding sequence ATGGCCGGACATTCCAAATGGAAAAACATCCGACTTCGCAAGGGCAAGCAGGACGCAATTCGCGGCAAGATGTTCACGAAGCTGGGGCGAGAGATCATTGTTGCTGCACGAATGGGCGGAGGTGACCCGGGCACGAATCCCCGACTCCGAGTCGCGATCCAAAAGGCACGAGAGAACGCAGTCCCCAATGACAACATTCAACGGGCGATCGACAAGGGCACCGGTGCGGTCGAGGGCGAGAACTACGAAGAGATGACATATGAGGGCTATGGGCCCGGCGGCGTAGCAATCATGATCGAATGCTATACCGAAAACAAGAACCGCACCGTCCCCGAACTGCGCCACGCATTTAGCAAACACGGTGGAAACCTGGCTGAGAATGGGTCGGTGAGTTGGCAGTTTAACCACGTCGGCGAAATCAGCGTAGCCGCAGAAGGATTGGATGAAGAGGAGTTCACTCTGACCGCCATCGATGCGGGAGCCGACGACGTTGAAAAGGACGACGAAGGCAATTTTCTGGTCCGCACTGCCATTGAGAATCTGCACTCCACCAACGATGCGCTTGAAAATGCAGGCATTAAGACCAACGAAGTTGGGCTAACCTACATCGCAACAAACAAAGCAACACCTGCCGATGACGATTGGCCTAAACTGCTGAAGCTGCTGGACATGTTAGACGAGCTTGACGACGTCAAAGAGACGTATATCAATGTGGACATCCCTGAAGAGATGATGAGCGAAGATTGA
- a CDS encoding lysophospholipid acyltransferase family protein, with protein MKKWWRRVRPALLGSLIYAIARTFARSLRLKVIGKENYESLTCGMIFTGWHGKSMIPANFFKGQGVWALFSLSNDGEMQTRIFRRFGFETIRGSTGRGGVRAALEAIKVLKTGAKMAVTPDGPRGPSEVVQGGVLLMAHKSGAALIPVGSSAKPCLRVGSWDRYMIPWLFSKAAIVFGEPIYLHEGPTEEEVEACRVKLEEAIKEVERIADEAVGL; from the coding sequence ATGAAAAAGTGGTGGCGAAGAGTTCGTCCTGCCCTGCTTGGCTCTCTCATCTACGCCATCGCGAGAACATTCGCGAGGAGCTTGCGCCTCAAGGTTATTGGCAAGGAGAACTACGAAAGTCTCACTTGCGGAATGATCTTTACGGGCTGGCACGGGAAGTCCATGATCCCTGCCAACTTCTTCAAGGGACAGGGCGTATGGGCGCTCTTCAGTCTCTCGAACGATGGTGAAATGCAAACGCGCATTTTTAGGAGATTCGGGTTCGAGACCATTCGCGGATCAACAGGCAGGGGAGGCGTACGGGCTGCGCTGGAAGCAATCAAAGTCCTCAAGACCGGGGCCAAGATGGCGGTGACTCCCGACGGACCGCGCGGTCCCTCCGAGGTGGTTCAAGGAGGAGTCCTCTTGATGGCGCACAAGTCTGGAGCCGCGCTGATCCCTGTCGGCTCCTCGGCAAAGCCGTGCCTACGGGTGGGTTCGTGGGACCGTTATATGATCCCTTGGCTTTTCTCAAAAGCCGCTATCGTTTTCGGGGAGCCGATCTATCTGCATGAGGGACCGACCGAAGAAGAGGTCGAGGCATGCCGTGTGAAGCTGGAAGAAGCGATCAAAGAAGTCGAAAGGATCGCGGATGAAGCCGTGGGGTTATAG
- a CDS encoding rhomboid family intramembrane serine protease, with the protein MSPKQRVPIATLLLIAANIGAAFALVWQPDLLGDFGFSIDRPSVFAAVTCLFLHVNLFHLLGNMLFLAAVGPAVEFAAKTWRFLFIYLTGGLAGVGLHWLLAAKAVGEPPLIGASGAISACAAFFTIRFFRVRVPIAPKIAVPVPAITGIWVFLQVLGAVIKLGGEFEGGIAWWAHIGGFAAGLVWAGLFRAGKEANMQFGHQVLDQMNERGPAAALAAAESHLREHPEDTVALEKVIEAARDLSDHAKEAEGLWKLLERTPESEQAPLLNRLTELDEMKNVPSLRRTLLADRLKNSHPETAELILSTVLEGDPQDPQRPEALLALAEIRRTREEPFESLIKELTERFELHPATELAKARGLLP; encoded by the coding sequence TTGAGCCCCAAACAACGCGTCCCGATAGCAACGCTTCTTTTGATCGCGGCCAACATAGGGGCCGCGTTCGCTTTAGTCTGGCAGCCTGACCTGCTAGGCGATTTTGGCTTTAGTATCGACCGCCCAAGCGTCTTCGCCGCCGTGACGTGTCTGTTCCTGCATGTCAATCTGTTTCATCTCCTTGGCAATATGCTTTTCTTGGCTGCTGTCGGGCCTGCCGTTGAGTTTGCGGCTAAGACATGGCGCTTCCTGTTCATCTACTTGACAGGAGGTTTGGCGGGGGTTGGCCTGCATTGGCTTCTTGCCGCGAAAGCTGTCGGCGAGCCACCGCTGATCGGTGCGAGCGGCGCTATCTCGGCCTGCGCTGCGTTCTTCACAATCCGATTCTTTCGGGTACGCGTCCCCATCGCCCCAAAAATCGCTGTCCCCGTGCCTGCCATTACCGGTATCTGGGTGTTTCTCCAAGTGCTTGGAGCCGTGATCAAACTTGGTGGGGAGTTCGAGGGTGGAATTGCCTGGTGGGCACATATCGGAGGCTTCGCGGCAGGTCTTGTTTGGGCAGGTCTCTTCCGGGCAGGCAAAGAGGCGAACATGCAGTTCGGTCATCAAGTGCTCGACCAGATGAACGAACGTGGCCCAGCGGCAGCGCTGGCAGCAGCGGAAAGCCACCTGCGAGAGCATCCCGAAGATACGGTTGCCCTTGAAAAGGTCATTGAAGCTGCCCGCGACCTTTCCGACCATGCAAAAGAAGCCGAGGGTTTGTGGAAGCTGCTTGAGCGTACACCAGAGTCGGAACAAGCGCCCCTCCTAAATAGACTGACCGAACTGGACGAAATGAAGAACGTCCCGAGTCTTCGCCGGACGTTGCTCGCTGACAGACTCAAGAACTCTCATCCTGAAACTGCTGAGCTCATCTTATCAACGGTCCTTGAAGGCGACCCCCAAGACCCACAGCGGCCAGAGGCCCTGTTGGCCCTTGCCGAGATTAGGCGAACTCGAGAAGAACCGTTCGAGAGCCTCATTAAAGAGTTGACGGAGCGCTTCGAGCTTCATCCTGCAACCGAGCTTGCAAAGGCACGAGGTCTGCTCCCATGA
- the polA gene encoding DNA polymerase I, translated as MSRHRLIIIDGYSLLFRAFYSTRFMSTTDGRPTNALYGFTGMIFSILEREKPDALVLALDGPGKTFRHAEYAEYKGTRKEPEPELVQQFPWARDLLDALGIPAIEVPGYEADDIVGTISKEAESKGYDTYIVTGDNDQLQLVDEYVNVLTTKVGVSDLLVYTPEKVLEKFGVPPINVPDWKAIVGDSSDNIPGVPGIGEKGATYLLQKYQTIENLLENLDEVEEKYRKKILPVIEQVPKSKWLATICREVPLEYDFEPFRVSAEQLETAKSMLESFEFKSHHKRLPAVMSRYMEGGQAMDAPVVEVAQESLAVTSSEIQDPDALIAFVGNSPFAVLLDSGPAQMSMFDESGRAAYVAVGSKVAKTTDKAVLNLVHKDPSKLIGHDVKPLFKAIPATQTAPRFDTMLAAYVLYPGRSSYSLRDQVSAYLDIAMPETQEGMASAIFLLDAAMSERLEKEGQTKVMREIELPLLPVLAEMENYGIKTSADYLREFSKSLDVTIQETQKKVYEMAGQEFNIGSPKQLGEVLFDKMGIPGEKKTKTGYATGAEILQVLAPEHPIATEVLNWRELTKLKSTYADALPRMIREDGRIHTTYAQAVAATGRLSSNDPNLQNIPTRTELGRQIRKAFTADEGFILASFDYSQIELRLLAHMCKDQALVDAFANHEDVHKATAVLMFGAAGDDVTKEQRGFAKLLNFAVLYGVTDFGLANQLGGNFSVSEAKALITQYYERFPKVKGFTDSVIADAKAKGFTTTLYGRRRYFPDIHAQNRNERLYAERQAMNAPIQGSAADMIKLAMLEVRKKLDGKKTRMLLQVHDELVFELAKGEETGLIEPIRKAMEEAMPLDVPIEVDSKFGPNWNEMGPLEALAKG; from the coding sequence ATGAGCCGACACAGGCTGATCATCATCGACGGCTATAGCCTGCTCTTCCGGGCGTTCTATTCCACCCGTTTCATGAGCACGACCGACGGGCGCCCCACAAACGCGCTCTACGGCTTCACGGGAATGATCTTTTCGATCCTGGAGCGCGAGAAGCCCGACGCGCTTGTTCTTGCGTTGGACGGCCCTGGAAAGACATTCCGGCACGCCGAATACGCCGAGTACAAAGGCACCCGCAAAGAGCCCGAACCCGAGCTTGTGCAGCAATTTCCGTGGGCACGTGATCTGTTGGACGCCCTTGGCATACCCGCGATCGAAGTCCCGGGCTACGAGGCGGATGACATCGTCGGCACGATAAGCAAAGAGGCCGAATCGAAGGGTTACGACACATACATCGTGACGGGCGACAACGATCAACTGCAGCTTGTGGATGAATATGTAAACGTGCTCACGACGAAGGTGGGTGTCTCCGACCTGCTCGTTTACACGCCGGAGAAGGTCCTCGAAAAGTTTGGCGTTCCCCCGATCAATGTGCCCGACTGGAAGGCGATTGTGGGTGACAGCTCCGACAACATCCCAGGCGTTCCAGGAATTGGCGAGAAGGGCGCGACCTACCTATTGCAAAAGTATCAGACCATCGAGAACCTGCTCGAAAATCTCGATGAGGTCGAAGAGAAATACCGCAAGAAGATTTTGCCTGTGATTGAGCAAGTGCCAAAGTCGAAATGGCTTGCGACGATCTGCCGAGAGGTTCCGCTAGAGTATGACTTTGAGCCGTTCCGAGTGTCTGCCGAGCAGCTTGAAACCGCGAAGTCGATGCTGGAATCGTTTGAGTTCAAGTCGCATCATAAGCGATTGCCAGCGGTGATGTCGCGTTACATGGAGGGGGGGCAGGCGATGGATGCTCCGGTGGTGGAGGTTGCACAAGAGTCGCTTGCTGTCACCTCTTCGGAGATTCAAGACCCCGACGCGCTGATTGCGTTCGTTGGCAACTCTCCCTTTGCCGTTCTGCTCGACTCCGGTCCTGCGCAGATGAGCATGTTCGACGAATCTGGCCGTGCTGCCTATGTCGCCGTCGGCTCGAAGGTTGCCAAGACTACCGACAAGGCCGTTCTGAACCTCGTCCACAAGGACCCCTCCAAGCTGATCGGGCATGACGTCAAGCCACTTTTCAAGGCGATCCCCGCGACACAAACTGCGCCTCGATTTGATACGATGCTCGCGGCGTATGTGCTTTATCCAGGCCGTTCCAGCTATTCCCTTCGAGATCAAGTTTCGGCGTATTTGGATATCGCCATGCCGGAGACCCAAGAGGGGATGGCCTCGGCGATTTTCCTTTTGGACGCAGCGATGAGCGAGCGGTTGGAGAAGGAGGGGCAGACGAAGGTCATGCGGGAGATCGAACTCCCACTCCTGCCCGTGCTTGCCGAGATGGAGAATTACGGCATCAAAACCAGCGCCGATTACCTTCGTGAATTCTCGAAGTCGCTCGATGTGACCATTCAAGAAACTCAGAAGAAGGTTTATGAAATGGCGGGGCAGGAGTTCAATATAGGTTCTCCTAAGCAGCTTGGTGAAGTGCTCTTCGACAAGATGGGCATTCCCGGCGAGAAGAAGACGAAAACGGGTTACGCTACGGGTGCAGAGATTCTGCAAGTGCTCGCTCCCGAGCATCCCATCGCCACTGAGGTCTTGAACTGGCGCGAGTTAACCAAGCTCAAATCGACTTACGCCGATGCCCTGCCGCGCATGATCCGGGAAGACGGACGCATCCACACAACGTATGCCCAAGCTGTTGCCGCAACCGGACGCCTCAGCTCGAACGATCCGAACCTGCAAAATATCCCCACACGCACAGAGTTGGGTCGGCAAATTCGTAAGGCGTTCACCGCCGATGAGGGCTTCATACTCGCCTCATTTGACTACTCTCAGATTGAGCTGCGGCTGCTGGCGCACATGTGCAAGGACCAAGCGCTGGTGGACGCTTTCGCCAATCACGAGGACGTTCACAAGGCGACGGCTGTGCTTATGTTTGGGGCGGCGGGTGATGACGTCACGAAGGAGCAGCGTGGGTTTGCGAAGCTGCTGAACTTCGCCGTCTTGTACGGGGTCACTGACTTTGGTCTTGCGAACCAGCTCGGCGGCAACTTCTCGGTGTCTGAGGCAAAAGCGCTGATCACCCAATACTACGAGCGATTCCCGAAGGTGAAGGGCTTTACCGACTCGGTGATCGCCGATGCCAAGGCGAAGGGCTTTACGACGACGCTCTACGGCAGGCGAAGATACTTCCCCGACATTCATGCCCAAAACCGAAATGAACGCCTGTACGCAGAACGTCAGGCGATGAACGCACCGATCCAGGGTTCCGCCGCCGACATGATCAAGCTCGCGATGCTTGAAGTTCGCAAAAAGCTGGACGGAAAGAAGACACGAATGTTGCTGCAAGTTCACGACGAGCTTGTGTTTGAGCTTGCGAAGGGTGAAGAAACCGGGCTGATAGAGCCGATCCGCAAAGCGATGGAAGAGGCCATGCCGCTTGATGTCCCCATCGAAGTGGATTCAAAGTTCGGCCCCAACTGGAATGAGATGGGGCCGCTGGAAGCTTTGGCAAAGGGGTAA
- a CDS encoding site-specific DNA-methyltransferase, which yields MDLLKDIPDEAAQLIVTSPPYNLGKPYESRLDLSEYVSQQKKVITECVRTLHRSGSICWQVGNYVDKGEIVPLDIALYPVFESLGLQLRNRIVWHFGHGLHATKRFSGRYEVILWFTRSPDYYFDLDPIRVPQKYPNKKAFKGDKAGQLSCNPLGKNPSDVWDVPNVKSNHIEKTIHPCQFPVELIERLVLSMTRPGDLVIDPFMGVASTAIAALIHGRRAAGAEIMDDYYQEALDRLKQAHNGLLKIRPMERPVHNPNGTTSYVPPKLVQIADSPQSRLFERVKPYGVD from the coding sequence TTGGACCTGCTGAAAGACATTCCTGACGAGGCTGCCCAGCTCATTGTCACCTCTCCTCCTTACAACCTGGGCAAGCCTTATGAAAGCCGCCTTGATTTGTCGGAATATGTGAGTCAACAGAAGAAGGTGATTACAGAGTGCGTTCGCACGCTGCATCGTTCGGGGAGTATCTGCTGGCAAGTGGGGAATTACGTTGACAAAGGCGAAATCGTTCCACTCGACATTGCCCTGTATCCTGTTTTTGAATCACTTGGGCTCCAGCTTCGCAACAGGATTGTCTGGCATTTTGGGCATGGGTTGCATGCAACAAAACGCTTTTCAGGCCGTTATGAGGTCATTCTTTGGTTCACACGCAGCCCAGACTACTACTTCGATCTGGATCCTATCCGTGTGCCCCAGAAGTATCCAAACAAGAAGGCGTTCAAAGGTGACAAAGCTGGACAATTATCCTGCAATCCTCTTGGTAAGAATCCATCAGATGTTTGGGATGTTCCCAATGTAAAGTCGAACCATATTGAAAAGACGATCCACCCTTGTCAGTTTCCAGTTGAGTTGATTGAGCGACTGGTTCTATCCATGACTCGCCCTGGCGATCTCGTCATCGATCCGTTCATGGGCGTGGCATCAACAGCTATTGCTGCGTTGATTCACGGTAGGCGTGCTGCAGGAGCAGAGATCATGGATGACTATTACCAAGAGGCGCTGGATAGGCTAAAACAAGCTCATAACGGACTCCTGAAAATTCGCCCCATGGAACGCCCGGTTCATAACCCTAATGGAACGACTAGCTATGTCCCACCGAAGCTTGTCCAGATTGCAGATAGTCCACAGTCTCGATTGTTTGAACGTGTTAAACCGTATGGGGTTGACTGA